tgaaatatgatGTAAATGATGTaaatgtgtaaataatgtatgaaaatttaattgatttatgaaggttttatttacatgatttaatttaaaaatgaaatttaataataagaagaagggaaaatatataagaCATCCttcaaatgaacgaacagagcaagagcaacaaattacgatgtcatGGGTTGTTGCGTGTGGCtaagggagagtatggagacgagaaagaaacaaattggacaagtgaggaaggtggattagggttaggcaagagtttctgatttttttttttcaattgggacaacagtaggatgacagagaaaatgttggagtgagagagatgaaaaagaaaggattgAAAGAAACGAGAGAGGTGAGTAaaggtttgggggtttcttttttttttagttttgagaataaaaattatttaaatatataaagagagagacagacattaagaatatttttaagttttaattaatgaattgatgtctttaatcaaataaatcataatataatttataagataCTTAATATTCGTTATTATGTTGAATGGTTACTACTTAAAAacataaagttttaattataataatttaaattatttaagaaaaaaatacacttttttattttctaaattgtgagaactaattaaaatgctttactttataaaaattgtGAGAACAAATTATTtgctaaattttatattaaattgacataattaactaaaaaatatgaattaatttatttttaacattacgTTAAATTTGTTATGAACCATCtgtactgatttttttttaatatagaaatagttttatacaattatttttaattactatattttatttcagtGATTACTtcctgataaaaaaaatcttgttaAAGTTTTAATTGTTAATCTGAAAGTATTTTAAGAATCTAACAATTGAaaccattttaaattataaatgatttttcttttatatataattgtatatgaatatttaaatcTCATGTTTCAAATTGTATACTATCTCACTGTGACACTCGATGGTGACAGCTAGTAACAACGTTGCCTTTAATAATTTGATACAATCAttgatgttttatatataaaaaattatataatttttattattgggATACAatcattgatattttaatacataaaaaactatatattttgtattattaaggTTGGATACTGTTgtcttattttacaaaattatatattagttGTATAGCTATCATATGAATTTGGAGTCGgtgtaaaattttaatgatgttAAAGATGTTATACgagaattaatataataaaactttaGGTATTAACTCAAGGTTgaataaaatcacaaaataatgaacaaacttttacatttaaaaGAAGATATTTTGTTTATGGAATGTAATGTGATTTTATCAAGGacaattgtttgataaatttaagtgatgataaaaatgaaagttaattattttttattagcatCATTTTATTCATACACTTACTATATATTTACATACACTAAATTTTtatctgtttatattttaaaaattatattataattcatactattataattaaaaatataatttgtatatttaaaaaatatttattagagttgtttatatctaatatctttGTAGAGAAAGGTACTAGccttttatatatacatttctcacgttataattaaattagtaaattaaTACTAATCAAATTATTACTACATTTTATAATGATGCATTAAAAAACTTTGCacatgaaattcaattttttttatacttgtctttctaaatttgtaaatttagtaatgtataaaaataatatcaatgaTTTCATCTTCTAAATAAGGGACACTATTTTGAGATCTTATAAAGTTGCTTCTTTTTTATTCCCTTTGTGATTACAACAAATGCATAATGACTCTCAAAATTAAACAATAGTGTACCTTACTCTAGAATTAAGATCCAATCTTACTTTAGAATCAAGATCTaatataagataaaacaaaacttgtgtaattattattaacattattacTACTATTTTATGCTTCAATTTGCATGCAAATcagaaatatatcaaaaattaattatcaaatatgTGTCAACTGtttcaaaaagttattattgttctttatctatatttatatataaaggaaAATATCCTCTTTGCTGCTCACATTTATTTTGTAACGTtaccttttaaataaaagttttttaattagaataattatctatattcgtgtgtaaaatatatttttttatcatatttattttataattttaccttttattttttttaaattaaaatatttattttaatcaatttcatcattttaagtgactatttcattttttgatttaactgttttttaaatttaatcatttttaattaaaaaatatccacaaaataaataaaaagtatttattataagGGTAACTCAAATGTTTTCACTGTGtgtatataataaagaataaaagtagAAATGAATAGGAATAAGAATatggttatatttattataaggGTAACTCAAATGgattataattattcttttatctcAACTtgatctttctttttattttatattaacaattcatattaatgaGTATCAAGTTGATAATCATTCACATTAGATAATAataggttaaaaccatttaggcgtccctattttcgtaaggtattttcaatttggtccttttcttttaaaccttctcaattgagtctttataagtgttaatttgaaacaaattagcctctgccgttaaaaattgttaatggtgttaaaattatgcagaggtgagtagatgacgtggttaaaattctcgttttgaagtgttaaaattgtgaggtgttaaaattgtggagaggagaatgggaaaaatttgaacacctctgcacaattttaacacctcaaagggagaattttaaccacgtcatctacccacctctgcacaattttaataccgttaacgatttttaacggcaagggctaatttgtttgaaattaacactcaattgggaaggtttaaaagaagagGACCAAATTAGGAATACTTTACAAAAATAgagacgcctaaatggttttaaccataataatatttatatcttgAAACGTGTTccttaatattataatttttttctcctttttactAATATGTATGTGTATCTTTTCATGACCTGAAGGTTGAATTAGTCAGTTTTCCTTTCATAATTATGctatttagttatattttatgatttaaatcgTAATCAAATAGTTTtcaaagtttttaattattatgattaatttctttcaattttattttatttgtatgaaaccaaaaataaaataattaaatatttaatatatgtagtaattgaaatttagataacattgaaattattttataattttttattactcaaGAGTATCTCTCATCAAACATTACATTGGTGGACTttcgtttcaatttttttatattttgaattaggATTTGAACTCTGGTCATAAAATCTATTCAATTAGTCGTGTTTAATTTCTCAGAAAATAgaagtatattatatataatgtttcagaaaatatatttgaaaagtgACTCATGATACTATGAGTGGACAGGATTTTGAGTGGAGTGAATGTAACACGTGTCACTTCCCGGATGGAAAAGAAATCGGAGGGTCAAAAGGAAAACACAAGCTACTGTTTCCTATACCTCAGAGATTTTTCATCCATCCCATCAAGAAGctttcagaagaaaaaaatccataatagaaaaggaaaattgctttcaggaaaaaaaaaaaaaggaaagagagaaaaagttgttCACTGTGTTTCAGAACATAATTTTCAAAAGTGATAGAGTGCTGAAAGAAATCTGATGGGTGCAGGATGTAATAGccagaaatatataaattgggTTGTTAAAGAAAGTAATTGGGCCGTACATAAACAAAAATCTgatgtgaaaaaaagaaaatgggggttactccctgtacctccccaattctaacccccacccccccattccatttttaagatttgttttattagtttactttNNNNNNNNNNNNNNNNNNNNNNNNNNNNNNNNNNNNNNNNNNNNNNNNNNNNNNNNNNNNNNNNNNNNNNNNNNNNNNNNNNNNNNNNNNNNNNNNNNNNNNNNNNNNNNNNNNNNNNNNNNNNNNNNNNNNNNNNNNNNNNNNNNNNNNNNNNNNNNNNNNNNNNNNNNNNNNNACGAAGGAGAGGAATTTGagtctgtgtgttttgactgaggcagactgtaaaagagtaggttaactttagtaaataggtgtaaaacggtaaaaataaaaaaaacataaagattaattttgtatttaaaaaaaaatccaaaaaaattgggggggtgggggttggaattggggaggtacagggagtaactcccaaGAAAATTGAGCGCTACTCTCCACCACCACGTAGTGCTTTatgtacttttttatttttcttttgtccttCATTAATATCTAATGTGGTgactaaaaattataactttctCCAATTCCAACCACTTCATTAGTGGTTTCCACCGATCCCTGTCACTATATTAACTTTCTCCCTACTTTTGCATCTTACTCACCACTTCTACCTAAATCAAATtcctctttctttccttcttctgTTCTTGTTTGCTTGTTGTGAGTATGGTAGTGTGGTGTTATTGTGGTGTGCTTCGTTGGAGGTGGAAAAGCTTAAGTTGGAGGTGACAAAGCTTAGTGGTGGTGCAAGAAGGTGATCCAGTGGTGGCAGAGCTTGGTCGTGGTAGTTGTTGAAGGTGGTCTAGTGGTGGTTGAAGGTGATCCAGGGGTGGTGGCACGAGCACGACTTTCACATGTGTGAATACATAATTCATACACTAAAACGGATGTCAATATCCTTTCGAGTCTTAAACGAATATCCATATTCGTCAATAAATATCAACATCTCTTGAAGGGTAAACGGAGCATCAGACTCTTTCATCCTCTGAAGTTCTAATTCTCTCATTAAGTTAAGCTCTTGcatgctttgaaattttttcatCTCTAATGTATTCTATCTTTAGATAACCCCAAATTGCTTTTGTTGATTTAAGAATCATGATCCAAGTAAAGATGATTGTAGAGATGTCATCATAAAGACATGactttgcttttgcttttcagTTTTCTTCTCCTTGTGATTTTTGATTTAGGCCACAGTGGGATTGTCTGGCAACATAAGGATTTCATAATCTATGGACCGTTACCAGAAGATGGTTCACTGAGTAAAGGGCCTCAATCCCGAGTTAGCCCTTTAATACATCCAACCCACCCTTTAAGGACAATGTTTGTCGATGCCCGTCAAAGACTTTGGAAGAATTGCGTGAGTGGGCGGCTGATGAAGTAAGGGTGGAGGAGATGAAGCAGTATGATCGAAAGGAGGCGCAGACGACAAGGGAGAAATCAGAAGGAAAAAGGCACGAGGGAGTGCCAAGAAAGGTCGGGGAGTTCAAGCAGAAGGAACCTCCCAGGGGGTCGCATTTTCACCAATACACCCTACTGAATGCCCCCCGCGCTAAAATATTGTAGGAGGCGTTGAGCGCCGAATTGATACAGACACCTAAGAGGCATCCTACGCCGTTCGGGCCTGACGACAATAAGCATTACTTGTATCACCAAAATTTGGACAACATCACCGAAGAATGTGTGACACTCAAGGACTGATTCAAGGAGCTAATAAGAGTAGGGCAATTGAAGAAGTATGTCAAAATCGATTGTCAAGTTGACTCATAGGTATGATCGCCCAGCCCGCGGAGGAGGAGTCCAGTGAGACAGGATGACCGGGGCGCATGTAGTACGGTAGGAATGACTGCCCCATATCAGAGAGACGGCGTAGCAAAACCCGTAGCAGAAGTAATGATCGCCCGTTACGTGGTCATATTAATACCATTTCCGGAGGGTTCGCcagaagaggatcatccttaaCAGCTAGGAAGCGTCACGTCTGGACCCTCCGATCGGTTAATACCGTCGGTAGGCCTAAGAGATCCATGCCAGCAATCACTTTTACGGATGAAGACTTTCACACGCTGGACCCATATCAGGACGACCACATGGTAATCACAGCGGAAATAGCCTGTTATGGGGTGAGCAAGGTGTTGGTCGATCGGGGAAGCTCTGTCAACATCCTATACTGAAAGACTTTCCAGCGCATGGACTTGTCGAAAGACCTGATCGTCTCGTATAATGAACAAATAGCGAGCTTTGCCAGAGAACGGGTAGACACGTGCGACTATGTAGACCTCCGCACTCGCTTAGGTGTCGGACGGGAAGGTGACGAAAGGAAGGTTTTGCTGGTAGACACCAACACATCCTATAATGTCCTCTTAGGTCGCTCATGTCTTAACACATTTGGAGTAATAGTATCCACTCCCCCATTTGACCATGAAGTATCCATCAGAGAGGGGAACCATGTGCACTATCTGGGTTGATCATAAGATGACCCCGAGAATGTTATGCAGTCAATTAAAACTTCATCCCTAGTCGACCCGACGAAAGACGATTAGGTCGGAGGTGGTGATGGCAGACCTTGACCCGTGCACTAATACTGACGACCGGATTGACTCACTCGAAGAGCTACGCCCTGTGAAGGTGGGACAAGGCAACCAACAAATTACCAACATGGTAGGAGGCCTGAAGCCAGAGATGGAGGGGAGTTGCAGGCGGTCCTTTGGCGCAACCGTGACCTTTTTGCCTGGACGACAGCTGATATGCCCGACATCCATCCCACACTAATGTCCTACAAGTTGTTCTGTTCAAAGAGGTAAGATCGGTTGCtcaaaagaaaaggagattGGGAgcaaagaatatatatatatatatatatatatatatatatatatatatatatatatatatatatatatatgggtttgttaacgtgcgtacgcctgtttttcagttgatacattttagcaACGTGTACCGggttatagtagacaaaaataccctcatatggattctaagttttaaagtcaatggtatttgaataattttcattctcaaaactaaaaaaaaaaaacaagaaatccacaaacccttactcacatccctcattcctcttaaccttttctcttttatctatctcactccaacattttctctatcatctctactgtagccccaattgaaaaaaatcagaaacactcgttgttaaacaatttcttacaaaaaaaatgactttataatgagttttcattttataatttttgtcttatctaattttcacaacaTAATGACAtcaaaggaattggtaattggcctgaaggttttttaagagatgatgattcaacataTGTAGATGATGAAATCATAGAGGttattgaagatgatgaaattgaagagatcttgaatgaacctttgtctaaaggcgaatatgtcaatgactcaactatttacaaaggtaaattgtttaatgacgaatatttctgattttttttagttggatcTATCATTAGAtaacagagaaaatgttgaagtgagagagatgaaagagaaagggttgagaaagttagtaagggtttagggttttttttttttttttttttagttttgagaatgaatacctttgactttaaaacttagaatttataatatatatggggatatttttatttattataactcgatacacattgctaaaatgtaccaactgaaaaacagacgtacgcgcattaacaaacaatatatatatatatatatatatatatatatatatatatatatatatatatatataatttaatttaaataatatatttttataatttctatccAACAATTTTATANttaatttaatttttatatttttataatttctatccaacaattttatattattcattgtttttattaacaGATAGATAGTGTGCCATTTACGTTTGTGgccatttttattattcatcaaAGTATATCAtctaaacaatatattttttttaaaattaaagttagattcttaattttcattaactaaatcttaatatattttttaaaatagttatatacaatacattttattgaaaaatatataaataacttaaatatatttttatcatataaataattaaaatattattatttaattttacaatataaaatacttatattaaattataatttttttttataaaataaaattaatataataaatacaatataatttttaaaatctcgTAATGCAATTGCTtgtatttattatgattttaataatcaacaaattaaaatgttagAAAACCTTGGATGGACACAGCTCCAAAAActaatttagaaaacaaaaatgcacAGGGGTAATATTGTAAATTGAACTACTCTCCCCCAGCAAAAACCCTAATATCTTGATATATAAAATCGAAACAAAGGGTTATTCCTCGTTTACCTTGCAGAACCGAGAACTTTAGACGGCAGGTTCATCTTAACTCCGAATCTCTATACTGCGTTGCAACAATCATGGTTCGTACATAGTTTAATCAATGTCATAAATCCTAGATTTTCTGATTTTCTAACTGTGTGGTGTAAATCTCATTAATCAATCTCGTAAATCTTAAATTTTCTGAGtagtgtttttgttgttgttgttgtgcaGTCGAGGAGAAAGGTTAGAGagccaaaagaagaaaatgtgacTCTGGGTCCAGCCGTTAGAGACGGTGAGCATGTCTTTGGCGTCGCTCGCATCTTTGCCTCCTTCAATGACACCTTCATTGTAAGTATTTGCGTTGCTTTAAATTTTGTGGTTTTGATTTGCAATTGCTATagtttgatttttgatttttatgGTTGCAGCATGTCACTGATTTGTCTGGAAGGGAAACACTTGTCCGTATCACTGGTATGATTGCTTTTATTCACATTATAGGAATTAGTTGACTGTATGCAATTGTTCCATAGCCATTTTTCTGGCTATTATATAATAGCTTCTATTTTTTtccggttttttttttttttttttatcaaagtttTGTGAtgttataatattgataatgaaattgGCCATATCCAATTTCAGCGGATGTTAATAGGTTAGATTGTTAATACATGTGCTTTTTTTAATCCCTGATCACCTTTCTTGTTAGAGTGTTAATACACGTGCTTTTATGATCCTTATCTGACACTTAAGTATTTCCATGTCTTGTGATGGAGGGAGCTTTGTGATTTGACCTGCACAGTTTTTACGAGTCTGTCTGGCTTTATGTTGAGGagttttgagtttttatttttatttttattcacacTGCTtgctaaaatttatttctatatttttattctttgctgAAATTTTTATTCACAATTAATTTTAGGTtgagtgttttcttttttagtagATATAAGAAAACAACCGTTCTTTACGTATTTTATGACTTTGCTTTTTCATGTGCTTTACTTGTATGTCTTTGCTTTTTAATTTCAGGTGGGATGAAGGTTAAAGCTGATAGAGATGAATCTTCTCCCTATGCTGCTATGCTTGCAGCACAGGATGTTGCTGCCAGATGCAAGGTCAGTGGGATTCACATTAGTACagtcattttctctcttctgaCCATGTTGCATTTTGTGATTGTCATGTCGTTCTTATGTATTTGTAGAATTCCTATTTGATCACCCTGTTTGCTAATCCAATATCATTGGTCAATTgatttttctcctttctctGATTTTAATCTGTTCATGCTCTGTGAATCTATAGTgagtattttttgtttctttgaagCTGCCTAACTTAATGCattgtttcaaattattttgaCCAGGAGTTGGGCATAACTGCTCTTCACATCAGGCTCCGCGCCACTGGTGGAAACAAGACAAAGACACCTGGTCCTGGCGCTCAATCAGCTCTTAGAGCCCTTGCTCGTTCAGGAATGAAAATTGGTCGCATAGGTATTTGCCCATTTAAGGGAAAACCACAAGTTCAATTTGATTGTCTGGTTGTCCTTTTTCAATTGTTGTTTATGTCAATAGTATGTAGCTAACTGGGTTTTTGCATTAGTTTTGTATTGATTTCATTTGATATTGTAGCTAAATATTaattgctattttttttattctgttttccAGAGGATGTGACTCCCATTCCTTCTGACAGCACGCGTAGAAAGAGTGGAAGGAGAGGTAGAAGGCTTTAAGCTTCTACTATATGATTGGAGTCGCTCTGCTTTTATTTCCATGTCAAGTAGAATTGTGCCATTTCGAAATTTTGATTTAGTTTAAGatcaaacttttattttatttcttaaggTTTCTCCAACATAATTGAAGTTTACATACAGACATTATTGTTAAAGTCTTTTGAAAGTTCTGAATGTTGTTGTGTCTTAGAAAACTGCAAATTATCTGCttgataaagttttttttttttttttttgttgtttattgtttttttagatAGTTCTCCCTCCCTACGTTTATCTACTCTTAACCCTGCGAATAAGAATGGTTGGAAATtggattattatttattaattgcaGGGTTCTCAATCTGCAAGTTTGATGATGAAAATTGAAGGGATGtgtaaaattaatgaattaattgttgagctttaatttatttaatc
Above is a genomic segment from Vigna radiata var. radiata cultivar VC1973A chromosome 10, Vradiata_ver6, whole genome shotgun sequence containing:
- the LOC106775660 gene encoding 40S ribosomal protein S14; this translates as MSRRKVREPKEENVTLGPAVRDGEHVFGVARIFASFNDTFIHVTDLSGRETLVRITGGMKVKADRDESSPYAAMLAAQDVAARCKELGITALHIRLRATGGNKTKTPGPGAQSALRALARSGMKIGRIEDVTPIPSDSTRRKSGRRGRRL